The genomic region CTTAAGGGACGGACTTACCGAAAGCCACGGCAAGTCATGGCATGCGATCAGGAAACTCGAGTTCGCGTCGCAATTCGAACGACTCGAGGATCAACCTCTTTTTAACTCGGTGTTTTAACACGTACACGCTTTCCTCGCGAATGTTCAAATCGCGACTGATTTCTGCGGCCGACTCACCCTCCACACTCCGTACAAAAACGTCGAGTGCATCACCGGAAAAGACAGACTTCAAACGCTCCAGGGCGAGCTTGACAATGTGCTGCCTCCACTCCTTTTCGATGCGTTGTTCCAACTCGGGTTCGCACATCAACGTTTGCTCGACGTGGCTAGCATCCGTGCTCATGGTTTGATTGCTACGTCGCTGTCGCCGGTGCCAATCCATTGCGGTGTTGTGGATCAATTGGGACAGCCAGCTGCGAAAACGAGCCCGATTGGGCTGGTGTTGGTAATTCACTAAATCACGCCACAATCGCATCAGTGCTAGTTGGCAGGCGTCATCAAGGTCCGATGGGGTCACGCCCAGATGCGTCAAGATTTGCCGAATGAATGGCCGGTAATAGTCCAGCAGTTCCTCCCACGCTGGATGGTCCTTGCCCGACTGGGCTAGCTCCAAAAGCGAGATACGGGTCGGCAAATTTTGCGATTGACTATTCATTCGATGGGGAAACTCAACAATCAGTGGCCGCCGGCGAGCAAGATTCGCGGAAGACGGCCATCCTGAATCGGATGAAGCTTGACGTACTAGCTTACACTTTCGAAGAGTCAGCGATGGCAATATCGAGCCAGTTCGTCACACTCGGATACCGTACAGCTCGTCGATTCACCACAGCTCACGCAGAGATTCAGTACAACTCATGCTCCGGTTCAACACAATCCACGAAACCATTACGGCGTCGAATACGATATAGGTAACCTCATTCGCCAGGCCAACTCGAGCCACGATTCCCGGCACCAACGAAGCCGACGACTTGCTTTTCAATCTCGAGTACAGCCAAACGGAAATGTCGCTAAAAAACCAGTTCTTCGGACGATCAACGATTTTGTAGCCACTACAATCCAGCGTCTTTTAGCGTGAACAGGTCTACTTCCGACTTGATCCAGTCACCCGTGACGTTCCGTGCCAGGCAATCTACGACCTTAGTCGTCACGGACATTAGAGAGTCATGTTAAAACGCTGCGATAACGCTAAGCCTGAAATGACCACGCACCTTATGAGACTTGTTTAATGGGCATCAAAGCATCTGGAATCGTACTCGGAACATGGCTCGCGTTGGCAACGATTGCCCCAGCCAATGAACGCTACGTGTTGCAGTACGATGCGCCCGCCAAAGACAATTTGCTTAATCCCACCAAAGGAAAGCCGAAAGGACACGGCTATATCCAAACCGCACTGCCGATCGGCAATGGCCGCCTGGGAGCCATGTTTTCCGGCGGCGTTGAAACCGAACACCTGCTGATCAATGACATCACCTTATGGATGAACTCCAAACGCGGAATGGATGAAACCGCACAGTCCGGGACTCGCAAGGTTGCACCGGAAGATCTCGAGACGGTTCGGCAAGCGTACCGTGACGGAAAATACGGGACCAAACCGGGCAGCATGGAAAGCGTCTCGACGAAACACCTAAGCAGTACAGAACCGCTGGGGAACTACGCCCCCTTCAGCGACCTGATGATCTCCACCGGACATGATCCCGCATCCGTCCGCGACTACCATCGTTCGCTCGATTCACGCACCGGTCTGGGGACCGTTCGCTACTGGATCGGTGACAACCAGTTCACCCGAGAGTTCTTCTGTAGCTATCCCCACGATGTGGTCGCGGTCCGCTACACGTCCGACGATGCCAAACTGAACTTGACGATTCAGACAACCACAAAACACAAGGATTCCGAGGTCAAGGCAGCGGACAATCGAATCATCTTAAGCGGGAAAGCGAAGATGGTTCAGGACGATATCGAGTTCATGCAGATTGTCCAGATCGATGCCGGGGACGCCGAAGTGTCACCGCAAGATGATGGTTCGATCAAGATATCAAATGCCAGCGATGTGAAGGTCTACCTGGCGGGTTATTGCGACTACCTTCCGGTCTACCCATCTTTCAAAGGGCGGGAATACCAAGCCGATTGTGAAAAAACGATCGCGACGGCCTCCACACTCGGATGGGATTCCCTCCGAAAATCACACATCGATGACGTTTCCTCCATCCTGGATCGCTGCCGGTTGGAACTGGGTTTCAAACCGTCCGGCTTGACGACCGACAAGCTTGTGTCCGGCGATGGCAGCCTCGAACTTGAAAACCTGTACTTCCACTACAGCCGCTATCTACAGCTAAGCTGCTCGCGCGGCGCACCGGTTCCTTCCAACCTGCAAGGCCTCTGGAATGCGGACTTGAAACCAGCTTGGAACTGCGACTACCACACCGACATCAATGTGCAGATGAACTACTGGATGGTGGACGCCGCAAACCAATCGGAATCGTTCCGCCCATTCGTCGAGTGGACAAAAATCCTCGCGGAATCAGGCAGCCACACCGCGCGAGAAACCTTTGGAATCCATCAAGGCTGGAGCGTCGGCTTGAACGGCAATGTCTTTGGCTTCACCGCGCAGAACGTCCATGGTCGACGCAACCAACAGGCTGGGCACTGGCTTTGCCAAAACCTGTTCGATCACTATGCCTTCACCCAGGACCAAGCCTACCTCGAAGAGATCTATCCGATCCTGAAGGGAGCCGCTGAGTTCTTTGTCGAGTTCCTTGCTCCCTGGAAGGACGGCACCCTGGTCGTCTATCCGACCTGGTCTCCAGAGAACACGTACTTGAGCAAAGAGTACGGCAAACTGAACAAGCAAGCTTACGGCGCATCGTGGGATCAACAGCTTGTACTGAATCTATTCACGGACTGCATTGAAGCCTCCACGGTTCTGGGTCGTGACGAAGCCTTCCGAGAAGTCTTGCAGGAAATCATCCCGAAACTCTGCCCACAGAAGATCGGACAGTACGGCCAGCTACAAGAATGGCCGGAAGACTGGGACAACCCCAAGGACACTCACCGCCATATCTCGCATTTGATTGCCCTGCATCCCGGTCGGGATATCTCGCCACTGACCACGAAAGAACTGCACGAGGCGGCCTTGGTCACGATGAAGCATCGCGGTGATCAGTCCACTGGCTGGAGCACGGGCTGGAAAACTTGCTTTTGGTCACGCCTGCACAATGGCGACCGGGCGCACAAGATCTACCGATTCCTGACCTCCAAACGAGCCTACCCCAACCTGTTCGATTTCCATCCTCCGTTCCAGATCGATGGCAACTTCGGCGGCGCGGCGGGCGTTTGTGAAATGTTGCTGCAAAGTCATCTACGCAGTGTGAATGCCGACGCAACGACAATCCAAGACGCCGCTTTCGTGGCATACGAACAAGATCCGAAGCAATCCAACCACTTTGCCCCGGTCGTGCCAGACGAAACCATCGCGACCGCACCCTACATCTTGCACCTTCTGCCGGCCCTGCCATCGGCATGGCCCAGCGGCAAGATCAACGGCCTCAAAGCCCGTGGCGGAACGGAAGTCGACATCCAATGGCAAGACGGCCAACTCATCCAAGCCACCATCCGCGCCAACCAAGATGCAAAGTTCCGCGTCTACGCCCAAGGCAAACTCAGCGAAGTGATTTCGCTTGACAAGGGCACGTCCACGATCTGGCCGCCGACTCGGTAGGTCGGTCTCTGGCACTCTCCTGAACGGTCGGTAACGGTTCATCCAGCCTTTCCAATCAACAAGGAAATGTCCTCACTGACCTGCAGGCCAATCTGTCCTCCAAACAGATGACATCCCATCACCGCAAGGCGATTAACCTAACCTAAGGCAGTCCACACCGGCCGCGGATCCCCCCTTCGAGTCCCGTTGATTTTGCCCCCGGAGCCAAAGACTCGAAAGAATAATCCAAGTCTCACTTGTTCGACATGAAGTTGAAATTCGGCGAGAGGCTCAATCGGATGGCTGATCATCCCGCCATGGTGACCTGTCATCGCACGTACGTCGCAACGCTGCAGAACGAACTAACTGAGAACAGTTGACCAGCCGGCTTTGTAGATAACCGCAAGTTAGTAGTGCCGGTGAAGGAGTCACCGAAATCTTTTGACTGACCGACCTTTAAGACCGACCTTCGCCCTGCAAGGGACATCAAAAAACACGATGGGACCGCGCATGAAAAAACTACTGACCATCGTTTTAGCAATTACCTCCGCGATCGCGACTGGTGCTACGGTTCCTGCAGAAACCTATTTCGTCTCGCCCGAAGGTAGCGATACCAACACTGGCATGTCGGAAACGCAGCCATTTCAGATGGTGCAACATGCGATCGATCAGATGAACTCTGGAGACACGTTGGTGGTGCTGGATGGTGTATACACCGGCACGCTTAAATTGAAATCGGGGATCTTCATCCGGGCCAAGAATCCGCGAAAGGTGATCTTCAGCGGAGCCCAACGCTTGCAGGGAAAATTTGAGAAGCACTCGGGAGACATCTACAAGATTGACATCGGCATGGAACCCAAACAGGTGTTCTATCAAAACAAGCCGATGACCTGGGCTCGTTGGCCCAACATGCAGTGGTCCGAAAACTGGAACCGTTCCAAGAAGTGGGCGAGCGGCTCAGCCGGTATGGGCACCCTGAATCACAAAGCCTTTGCGGATCTGAAAGACCTCGACTTAACAGACGGCTACTGCTTCATTCGATACGCCAAAGGGAACAGTTGTTACAGCCGGGCGATCAAGAGATTCGACGGCACGACGATGCTTTGGGATGATACGAACTTCTATAATCGCCTGTTCACCGGAGAAGACGGCAAGCGAGGTCGGATGGCGATTGCCGAAGGAGCC from Neorhodopirellula lusitana harbors:
- a CDS encoding RNA polymerase sigma factor, with protein sequence MNSQSQNLPTRISLLELAQSGKDHPAWEELLDYYRPFIRQILTHLGVTPSDLDDACQLALMRLWRDLVNYQHQPNRARFRSWLSQLIHNTAMDWHRRQRRSNQTMSTDASHVEQTLMCEPELEQRIEKEWRQHIVKLALERLKSVFSGDALDVFVRSVEGESAAEISRDLNIREESVYVLKHRVKKRLILESFELRRELEFPDRMP
- a CDS encoding glycoside hydrolase family 95 protein, coding for MGIKASGIVLGTWLALATIAPANERYVLQYDAPAKDNLLNPTKGKPKGHGYIQTALPIGNGRLGAMFSGGVETEHLLINDITLWMNSKRGMDETAQSGTRKVAPEDLETVRQAYRDGKYGTKPGSMESVSTKHLSSTEPLGNYAPFSDLMISTGHDPASVRDYHRSLDSRTGLGTVRYWIGDNQFTREFFCSYPHDVVAVRYTSDDAKLNLTIQTTTKHKDSEVKAADNRIILSGKAKMVQDDIEFMQIVQIDAGDAEVSPQDDGSIKISNASDVKVYLAGYCDYLPVYPSFKGREYQADCEKTIATASTLGWDSLRKSHIDDVSSILDRCRLELGFKPSGLTTDKLVSGDGSLELENLYFHYSRYLQLSCSRGAPVPSNLQGLWNADLKPAWNCDYHTDINVQMNYWMVDAANQSESFRPFVEWTKILAESGSHTARETFGIHQGWSVGLNGNVFGFTAQNVHGRRNQQAGHWLCQNLFDHYAFTQDQAYLEEIYPILKGAAEFFVEFLAPWKDGTLVVYPTWSPENTYLSKEYGKLNKQAYGASWDQQLVLNLFTDCIEASTVLGRDEAFREVLQEIIPKLCPQKIGQYGQLQEWPEDWDNPKDTHRHISHLIALHPGRDISPLTTKELHEAALVTMKHRGDQSTGWSTGWKTCFWSRLHNGDRAHKIYRFLTSKRAYPNLFDFHPPFQIDGNFGGAAGVCEMLLQSHLRSVNADATTIQDAAFVAYEQDPKQSNHFAPVVPDETIATAPYILHLLPALPSAWPSGKINGLKARGGTEVDIQWQDGQLIQATIRANQDAKFRVYAQGKLSEVISLDKGTSTIWPPTR